CCTTCCGCCGCCAACATCTTAGCCGCTTCCAACGCAGCCATTACCATGACGCCGTTAGCAATCAGCGCTACATCGTTTCCTTCGGTCAATACGGCAGCCTTCGCCGGAGCAAAGACATAGCCTTCCGGGCTGACATTATCCACAGACATGCGTCCTAAGCGAATATAGACAGGTCCCTGATATGCCGCGGCCCAAGCAATGGCTTGGCGAGTTTCTTCCTCGTCCGCGGGAACCAGGACCGTCATATTCGGCAGGCTGCGCATAAGAGATACATCTTCAATCGCCTGGTGGGAGGCGCCGTCTTCCCCTACGGTCAGACCGGCATGCGTCGCCGCCACTTTGACGTTCAGCTTCGGATAGCAAACCGAATTGCGGATCTGTTCAAAAGCCCGTCCGGCTGCAAACATGGCAAAAGTAGAAACAAAAGGAGTCTTGCCGCTGGCAGCTAGGCCGGCAGCCGTTCCCACCAAATTCTGTTCGGCAATGCCGACATTAAAAAACCGCTGCGGATACGCCTTGGCAAAGACATTCGTTTTAGTAGATTTCGACAAATCTGCATCTAAAACAACAATTTGTTCGTTTTTGCCGCCAATTTCCTTCAGCGCTTCACCGTATGCTTCACGTGTTGCTTTACCCATTTCTATTCACCCCGTTAATCCTGTAATTCGCTCAAGAATGTGCAGCACTCTTCTACCGAAGGCGCCTTGCCGTGCCAATCCACGACATTTTCCATCTTGCTGACGCCCTTGCCTTTTACCGTGCGGGCGATAATGACCGACGGCTTGCCTTGCGCCGTTTTGGCTTCTGCCACTGCACGATACAGATCCTGCAAATCATGACCGTCGGCAATGATAACATTCCAGCCAAAGGCTTCAAATTTCTTATCAATCGGCAACGGAGAAAGGACTTCCGCTACCGGTCCGTCAATCTGCAAACCGTTGAAATCTACAAAAGCAATCAAATTGTCCAGCTTATAATGGGCCGCAAACATAGCTGCTTCCCAGACCATGCCTTCTTCCAGCTCGCCGTCGCCCAGCAATGCGTAAATACGACGCGCGCTGCCGTCTAAACGAGCGGCCAAAGCCATGCCGTTCGCCGCGCTCAAGCCCTGTCCCAAAGAACCGGTGGACATTTCGATGCCCGGCAGATCTTTGCGGCTAGGATGCCCCTGCAGACGCGAATTGATGCGCCGCAGAGACAGCAGCTCATCTACCGGGAAAAATCCTTTTTCCGCCAAAGTAGCGTACAATACCGGCGCCGCATGGCCTTTGGACAAAACAAAACGATCCCGCTCCGCATCGTCTGCCTTAGCGGCATCGATATTCATTACCTTGAAATAGAGCAGCGTCAAAATATCAGCTGCCGACAAGGAACCGCCGGGATGCCCCGACTGCGCCTCCGTCACCATCGAAACAATATGCCGACGAATCGCCTTGGCGCGTTTCGCCAAATCCGCCACTTCCTGGGCACTTAAGTTAGCCACAATCATATCCCCCTAATTACTATTGAACAGGAGTAAAGGGAGTAGAGGGAGGGTCCCCTGTTTCTCTTCACTCTTATTCGACTTATTCGGTTTATATATCCCTACATTCCAGAATAAACATCACTTGCCATAACACAACTGACCCTAGCCGCATTTAGCACTATCTCTAATGGGAGCGTTCATGAAAGCACCCGCTCCCTCGTACATATTTATTCTAGGAAATTAAAGCCGCACTCCGATTCAAATCTCTTTTAATAACCATCATCGTGCCCTCACTTTACTCACTCTACTCCTGTTAAAAAACCGTTCCCTGTTCAATCTCACGGTTTTTTATTCAGCAGATCCACGGCCAGCTCCGCGGCCCGATAGGCTTTATCACGCAGTTCTCTCATGCGCGGCAGCCAAGGGCGCGCCGGGTTTTGCAGCAACGCCTGCACCGCCTCGGACAGTTCCTCCGCCTGCAGGTTGCGCAGCGAGCCAATAGGCTTTTCCCCCAGCATGGACAAGAAACGCTCAATCTTCGGATCATACGAAATGCCGATTAGCGGCACCTGCATGATCGCCGCGAAAATCAACGCATGCAGCCGAATGCCTAAAAGAACATCTAAATTCCCCACCAGCGACAACAGTTCGCTCGTGGTATACGCGTC
The nucleotide sequence above comes from uncultured Anaeromusa sp.. Encoded proteins:
- a CDS encoding transketolase family protein; this translates as MGKATREAYGEALKEIGGKNEQIVVLDADLSKSTKTNVFAKAYPQRFFNVGIAEQNLVGTAAGLAASGKTPFVSTFAMFAAGRAFEQIRNSVCYPKLNVKVAATHAGLTVGEDGASHQAIEDVSLMRSLPNMTVLVPADEEETRQAIAWAAAYQGPVYIRLGRMSVDNVSPEGYVFAPAKAAVLTEGNDVALIANGVMVMAALEAAKMLAAEGIQARVINMASVKPLDEAAVVSAAKETGAIVTCEEHSIIGGLGSAVAEVLAEQAPAPLERVGVKDTFGESGKPKELLAKYGLTAADVAEAARRVVARKK
- a CDS encoding transketolase, with the translated sequence MIVANLSAQEVADLAKRAKAIRRHIVSMVTEAQSGHPGGSLSAADILTLLYFKVMNIDAAKADDAERDRFVLSKGHAAPVLYATLAEKGFFPVDELLSLRRINSRLQGHPSRKDLPGIEMSTGSLGQGLSAANGMALAARLDGSARRIYALLGDGELEEGMVWEAAMFAAHYKLDNLIAFVDFNGLQIDGPVAEVLSPLPIDKKFEAFGWNVIIADGHDLQDLYRAVAEAKTAQGKPSVIIARTVKGKGVSKMENVVDWHGKAPSVEECCTFLSELQD